The following coding sequences lie in one Rickettsiella endosymbiont of Rhagonycha lignosa genomic window:
- the rplP gene encoding 50S ribosomal protein L16 — MLQPKRTKYRKQFKGRNRGIATRGTEVSFGQFGLKATAAGFITSRQIEAARRALTRHIKRGGKVWIRIFPDKPITKKPLEVRQGKGKGSVEYWVAVIQPGRVLFEMEGISAEMARVALKLAAAKLPMTTNFVTRTVL, encoded by the coding sequence ATGTTGCAACCCAAACGAACAAAATATCGTAAGCAGTTTAAAGGGCGTAATCGCGGAATTGCTACACGAGGTACAGAAGTTAGTTTTGGACAATTTGGCTTGAAAGCAACAGCTGCAGGCTTTATTACTTCGAGACAAATTGAAGCAGCGCGCCGCGCCTTAACTCGACACATTAAAAGAGGTGGGAAGGTTTGGATTAGGATATTTCCTGACAAGCCGATTACAAAAAAACCTCTGGAAGTGCGTCAGGGTAAAGGTAAGGGTAGCGTTGAATATTGGGTAGCCGTTATTCAACCGGGTCGCGTTTTATTTGAAATGGAAGGTATATCTGCTGAGATGGCTAGAGTGGCTTTAAAACTGGCTGCAGCGAAATTGCCTATGACAACTAATTTTGTTACGCGGACGGTGCTTTAA
- the rplQ gene encoding 50S ribosomal protein L17, protein MRHLNSGRRLGRTSSHRTAMFRNMVASLLTKEIICTTLAKAKELRRVAEPLITLAKSDGVAQRRLAFDRLRNKEAVTILFNTVGPRFKKRPGGYLRILKCGYRAGDCAPMAMVELVERTETETTSA, encoded by the coding sequence ATGCGTCATCTTAATTCCGGCCGTCGATTAGGCCGAACATCCAGTCACAGAACCGCGATGTTTCGAAATATGGTTGCCTCTTTGTTAACCAAGGAAATCATATGTACCACCTTAGCTAAAGCTAAGGAACTACGTCGAGTTGCTGAACCACTTATTACTTTAGCAAAGAGTGATGGTGTTGCGCAACGACGTTTGGCTTTTGATCGTTTACGTAATAAAGAAGCAGTGACTATACTTTTTAATACCGTGGGCCCGCGCTTTAAAAAAAGACCAGGCGGTTATTTACGTATTCTGAAATGCGGCTATCGTGCCGGTGATTGTGCGCCCATGGCCATGGTTGAGCTAGTTGAACGTACAGAGACAGAGACTACATCTGCCTAA
- the rplE gene encoding 50S ribosomal protein L5 — MARLKEYYLNTVMAQLRQEFAYDSVMEVPRITKITLNMGVGEAAANKKVIDAAVSDMTLIAAQKPIVTKAKKSNAGFKIREEWPIGCKVTLRKNRMYEFLDRLISVAIPRIRDFRGFSARSFDGRGNYSLGIREQIVFPEIKYDTIDALRGMDITITTTAKTDKEGRALLVAFKFPFKEN; from the coding sequence ATGGCAAGGTTAAAAGAATATTATTTAAATACAGTTATGGCGCAGCTTAGGCAAGAATTTGCATATGATAGCGTCATGGAAGTTCCACGTATTACTAAAATCACACTCAACATGGGTGTCGGTGAAGCCGCAGCAAATAAAAAGGTAATTGATGCAGCCGTGTCAGATATGACATTAATTGCTGCGCAAAAACCAATTGTTACTAAGGCAAAGAAATCTAATGCGGGCTTTAAAATCCGAGAAGAATGGCCTATCGGCTGTAAAGTAACATTACGAAAAAACCGTATGTACGAGTTTTTAGATCGCTTAATTAGTGTAGCGATACCGCGAATTCGAGATTTTCGTGGATTTAGCGCTCGATCTTTTGATGGTCGTGGGAATTATAGTTTAGGAATTCGTGAGCAAATTGTTTTTCCTGAAATTAAATACGATACAATCGATGCTTTACGTGGTATGGATATTACGATTACTACGACCGCAAAAACTGATAAGGAAGGACGAGCTTTATTAGTTGCATTTAAGTTTCCGTTTAAAGAGAATTAA
- the rpsE gene encoding 30S ribosomal protein S5 — translation MSFDQSTKSDGLQEKLIAVNRHAKVVKGGRIFSFAAGVVVGDGKGRIGFSKRPAREVSVAMQKALEKARRDMLYIELNNHTLYHPLIGRHGATKVIILPAVEGTGIIAGGPMRAIFEVLGIKNVIAKIIGSSNRINVVRATLKALSSMSTPEMIADKRGKSIKEIYE, via the coding sequence ATGAGTTTTGATCAATCAACAAAAAGTGATGGCTTGCAAGAAAAATTAATTGCAGTTAATCGTCATGCTAAGGTCGTCAAAGGTGGACGTATTTTTAGCTTTGCTGCGGGAGTTGTCGTTGGCGATGGCAAAGGACGTATTGGTTTTAGCAAACGACCGGCGCGAGAAGTTTCTGTTGCTATGCAAAAAGCCTTGGAAAAAGCTCGACGCGATATGCTTTATATCGAATTGAATAATCATACCTTATATCATCCGTTGATAGGTCGTCACGGAGCAACTAAGGTGATAATACTTCCTGCAGTTGAAGGAACAGGTATTATTGCAGGCGGACCCATGCGCGCAATTTTTGAAGTGTTAGGCATTAAAAATGTCATAGCAAAAATCATTGGATCTTCAAATCGAATCAATGTTGTGCGCGCCACTTTAAAAGCATTGTCAAGTATGTCTACACCTGAAATGATTGCAGATAAACGTGGAAAATCGATTAAAGAAATTTACGAATAA
- the rplX gene encoding 50S ribosomal protein L24, producing MRKIRKGDTVIAIAGKDKGKQGKILSVCTTKNRARVEGINLVKKHVKPNPQKNVAGGIVSQEALINLTNLALYNPVLKKGDKVGIKKLEDGKMVRIFKSNGELVDI from the coding sequence ATGCGTAAAATTAGAAAGGGTGATACGGTCATCGCCATAGCCGGTAAAGATAAGGGTAAACAAGGTAAAATATTGAGTGTTTGCACTACTAAGAACCGTGCGCGCGTAGAAGGCATTAACTTAGTAAAAAAACATGTGAAACCTAACCCGCAAAAAAATGTTGCTGGGGGAATTGTATCGCAAGAAGCTTTAATTAATTTAACGAATCTGGCTTTGTATAATCCAGTTTTGAAAAAAGGTGATAAGGTAGGGATTAAAAAACTGGAGGATGGAAAGATGGTGCGTATCTTTAAATCCAACGGTGAGCTGGTTGATATCTAA
- the rpsM gene encoding 30S ribosomal protein S13: protein MARIAGVNIPINKHVVIGLTAIYGVGRSRASEICQDLDILPETKVKDLLDAQLDAIRQKILTYKVEGDLRREVSISIKRLMDLGCYRGIRHRRGLPVRGQRTRTNARTRKGPRKMIRKD from the coding sequence ATGGCTAGAATAGCCGGTGTCAATATACCAATAAATAAACATGTCGTTATCGGTTTAACTGCTATCTATGGCGTTGGACGTTCACGCGCTAGTGAAATATGCCAAGACTTGGATATTTTGCCTGAGACCAAAGTTAAGGACCTTTTAGATGCCCAGCTAGATGCTATACGGCAGAAGATTCTTACTTATAAAGTGGAAGGTGACTTACGACGAGAAGTTTCCATCAGTATCAAGCGTTTGATGGATCTTGGTTGTTATAGAGGCATACGTCATCGCCGTGGTTTACCAGTCCGTGGCCAACGTACCCGCACTAACGCACGTACGCGTAAAGGCCCTCGTAAAATGATTCGTAAAGATTAA
- the rplF gene encoding 50S ribosomal protein L6, protein MSRVAKNPINFGDVQVTLDGETLVVKGSKSVLNLKLPKQVNIEIKDKSLQVSPIDESTIADALAGTTRANIANAVEGVVTGFKKVLQLVGVGYRANVQGKKINLTLGFSHPRDYEIPDGITITTPTPTEIVIQGFNKQLVGQVAAEIRQYRPPEAYKGKGVRYANERIKLKETKKK, encoded by the coding sequence ATGTCAAGAGTTGCAAAAAATCCAATAAATTTCGGCGATGTGCAAGTCACGCTGGATGGTGAAACACTAGTTGTTAAAGGCAGTAAATCGGTATTGAATTTGAAGCTGCCTAAACAAGTTAATATTGAAATTAAAGATAAATCTTTACAAGTGAGTCCTATCGATGAAAGTACAATAGCTGATGCTTTAGCTGGGACTACACGTGCCAATATAGCTAATGCAGTTGAGGGCGTAGTAACGGGATTTAAGAAAGTTCTGCAATTAGTAGGCGTGGGTTATAGAGCGAATGTACAAGGTAAAAAAATTAACTTAACATTAGGATTTTCACATCCTAGAGATTATGAAATACCCGATGGAATTACTATTACCACGCCAACTCCGACAGAAATAGTCATACAAGGTTTTAATAAACAATTAGTTGGACAGGTTGCAGCGGAAATACGTCAGTATCGTCCACCTGAAGCTTATAAAGGTAAAGGTGTGCGTTATGCAAATGAACGCATTAAATTAAAAGAAACTAAGAAAAAATAG
- the rpsQ gene encoding 30S ribosomal protein S17, whose translation MSQAIKVNRTLTGRVISNKMDKTINVSIERKVKHPKYGKYLKRSSKILAHDAENQCQEGDIVIIQEGRPISKRKAWSLVQVVVKSINQQPVPEETTG comes from the coding sequence ATGAGCCAAGCTATTAAAGTCAATCGAACCTTAACAGGTCGAGTTATCAGTAATAAGATGGATAAAACCATTAACGTTTCGATAGAACGTAAAGTAAAGCATCCTAAGTACGGAAAGTATTTAAAACGTAGCAGTAAAATTCTTGCTCATGACGCAGAAAATCAATGTCAAGAAGGTGATATCGTTATTATCCAGGAGGGACGCCCGATTTCTAAACGTAAGGCCTGGTCGCTTGTGCAAGTGGTAGTAAAGTCGATAAATCAGCAACCCGTTCCTGAAGAAACGACGGGATAG
- the rplR gene encoding 50S ribosomal protein L18, protein MLDKKLKRKRRATKTRAKIRQLGVARLCVARTSKHIYAQIIVSADRGDKVLASASTLDKEIKTLGTTGNNIKSATIVGDFIAKRALAVGINQVAFDRSGFKYHGCIKALAEAAREAGLPF, encoded by the coding sequence ATGTTAGACAAGAAGTTAAAACGGAAACGTAGGGCAACTAAGACGCGTGCTAAAATACGTCAACTAGGTGTTGCACGCTTATGTGTGGCACGTACGTCTAAGCATATTTATGCGCAAATTATTGTATCAGCCGATCGGGGCGATAAAGTATTAGCAAGTGCGTCTACACTTGATAAAGAAATCAAGACCTTAGGTACTACTGGAAATAATATTAAGTCAGCGACGATAGTTGGTGATTTTATAGCAAAGCGAGCATTAGCGGTTGGAATAAATCAAGTGGCTTTTGATCGTTCAGGTTTTAAGTATCATGGTTGTATCAAGGCATTGGCAGAGGCAGCCCGGGAAGCCGGATTGCCCTTTTAA
- the rpsN gene encoding 30S ribosomal protein S14, with protein MRQKKRELIVKKYAVKRAELKEIIYSITASDEDKWLAQQKIQLLPRDSSPVRLRNRCRLTGRPRGVYRHFGLSRNMLRLYAMKGELPGLVKSSW; from the coding sequence ATGCGCCAGAAAAAGCGCGAACTTATCGTTAAAAAGTATGCGGTGAAACGTGCTGAGTTGAAAGAAATTATTTACAGCATAACTGCATCTGATGAAGATAAGTGGTTGGCGCAACAAAAAATTCAATTATTGCCACGTGATTCTTCTCCAGTGCGATTACGTAACCGTTGTCGTTTAACAGGGCGACCACGTGGAGTTTATCGGCACTTTGGACTGTCTCGAAATATGCTGCGGCTTTATGCTATGAAAGGTGAGCTCCCAGGATTAGTTAAATCAAGCTGGTAA
- the rpmD gene encoding 50S ribosomal protein L30 — translation MSEKKLRLTLIRSISGRLPHHTATVLSLGLKRLNQIVEVKDNSPMRGMIDQVAYLLKIEEV, via the coding sequence ATGTCAGAAAAAAAATTGCGCTTGACTCTTATACGTAGTATCTCGGGTCGTTTACCTCATCATACTGCGACAGTTCTTTCGTTGGGTTTAAAGCGGTTAAATCAGATTGTTGAGGTGAAAGATAATTCACCTATGCGTGGAATGATCGATCAAGTTGCTTATTTACTCAAAATAGAGGAAGTCTAA
- the rplN gene encoding 50S ribosomal protein L14: protein MIQMQTQLAVADNSGARSVMCIKVLGGSKRRYAGVGDVIRVSVKDAVPRGKVKKGEVWHAVVVRTKKRVRRGDGSVIRFDSNAVILLTAQHQPLGTRVFGPVPRELRTERFMKIISLASEVL, encoded by the coding sequence ATGATACAAATGCAAACTCAACTGGCTGTGGCAGATAATAGCGGCGCTCGCAGTGTGATGTGTATTAAGGTACTCGGTGGGTCAAAGCGACGTTACGCGGGAGTTGGAGATGTTATTAGAGTCAGCGTTAAAGATGCTGTACCACGCGGTAAGGTGAAAAAAGGTGAAGTTTGGCATGCTGTCGTTGTACGTACTAAAAAAAGAGTACGTAGAGGTGATGGGAGTGTGATACGTTTTGATAGCAATGCTGTTATTTTATTAACAGCACAACACCAACCATTAGGCACGCGGGTTTTTGGTCCTGTTCCTAGAGAATTACGTACCGAACGCTTTATGAAGATTATCTCTTTGGCCTCTGAAGTATTATAA
- the rpmJ gene encoding 50S ribosomal protein L36, with the protein MKVRASIKKICRNCKVIKRKGKLRVICSAEARHKQRQG; encoded by the coding sequence ATGAAAGTTAGAGCGTCGATTAAAAAAATTTGCCGAAACTGCAAGGTTATTAAAAGAAAAGGCAAATTAAGAGTCATTTGTTCAGCTGAAGCTCGCCATAAACAACGTCAAGGATAG
- the rpsK gene encoding 30S ribosomal protein S11, giving the protein MTDYNSHASQPLTMADKALAGAHRKRKEVIPDAIVHLSTSFNNTIICIRKGGDTLGISSAGACDFKGTKKGTAFAARVAFEKAIEKAYDKYRAKYKHNLGRVEVRIKGPGQGSEQAIMALKNKDIEVTQILNVTGIPFNGCRPPKRRRV; this is encoded by the coding sequence ATGACAGATTACAATTCACATGCTTCTCAGCCCTTAACGATGGCAGATAAGGCTTTAGCAGGAGCTCACCGTAAACGCAAAGAGGTTATCCCCGATGCAATCGTTCATCTGAGTACATCGTTTAACAATACGATTATTTGTATTCGCAAGGGTGGTGATACTTTAGGTATATCTTCTGCTGGAGCTTGTGATTTTAAAGGTACTAAAAAAGGGACAGCCTTTGCTGCTCGAGTTGCTTTCGAAAAGGCGATAGAAAAAGCCTACGATAAATATAGAGCTAAGTACAAACATAACTTGGGTCGAGTTGAAGTTAGAATAAAAGGACCTGGTCAAGGATCAGAACAAGCTATTATGGCATTGAAGAATAAAGATATAGAAGTGACACAAATACTAAATGTAACGGGTATTCCTTTTAATGGTTGTCGACCCCCTAAGCGGCGTCGAGTTTAG
- the rplO gene encoding 50S ribosomal protein L15, which translates to MYLNTLKPAPGSKPAAKRVGRGIGSGLGKTCGRGHKGQRARAGGFHKLGFEGGQTPLQRRLPKFGFTSFKSLSLQVLRIDALNTIKGDVVDIQVLKDCRLVSALTKEVKIIATGKLERSVTVKGIKLSKGAEALIKAAGGSVEA; encoded by the coding sequence ATGTATCTTAATACATTGAAGCCTGCTCCGGGCTCGAAGCCCGCTGCAAAGCGTGTAGGCAGAGGAATAGGTTCTGGTTTAGGAAAAACCTGCGGACGAGGTCATAAAGGACAACGTGCGCGAGCCGGTGGCTTTCATAAACTAGGTTTTGAAGGTGGACAAACCCCTTTACAGCGTCGTTTACCTAAGTTCGGATTTACATCTTTTAAATCATTGTCACTTCAGGTGTTACGTATTGATGCCTTAAATACAATTAAAGGGGATGTTGTTGACATACAAGTACTTAAAGATTGCCGGTTGGTATCTGCTTTGACAAAAGAGGTTAAAATCATAGCAACAGGTAAACTTGAAAGGTCAGTAACCGTAAAAGGTATAAAGTTAAGTAAGGGAGCAGAGGCTTTAATTAAAGCAGCCGGTGGCAGTGTTGAGGCTTAA
- the rpsD gene encoding 30S ribosomal protein S4 yields MARYRGPTCKLARRLGTDLQLKSGIRALDSKCKLATPPGMHGAKRGRLSEFGVLFRQKQLIRRTYGVLERQFRLYYAKAAKRKGITGENLLKLLECRLDNVIFRMGFSATRAEARQLVSHRSVKVNGNIVNIPSYQVKAGDVVEIKEKSKAQTRIQAALELAKQKPQPGWIDVDSTKLQGIVKLIPERSELPLEFNENLVVEYYSK; encoded by the coding sequence ATGGCTAGATACCGAGGTCCTACTTGTAAATTAGCACGCAGACTTGGGACTGATTTACAGTTAAAAAGTGGTATACGTGCACTTGATAGCAAATGTAAGTTAGCTACGCCTCCAGGTATGCATGGCGCTAAACGCGGTAGATTATCTGAATTTGGTGTATTGTTTCGCCAAAAGCAATTAATTCGACGCACTTATGGTGTATTAGAAAGGCAATTCCGACTTTATTATGCTAAGGCTGCAAAGCGTAAAGGCATTACCGGTGAAAACCTACTTAAATTGTTAGAATGTCGTTTAGATAATGTTATATTTCGTATGGGATTTTCTGCGACGCGCGCTGAAGCAAGACAGTTAGTCTCGCATCGTTCTGTCAAAGTAAATGGAAATATTGTTAATATTCCTTCCTATCAAGTTAAGGCAGGCGATGTTGTTGAGATTAAGGAAAAAAGTAAGGCCCAAACGCGTATCCAAGCTGCGCTGGAACTCGCGAAACAAAAGCCTCAGCCTGGTTGGATAGATGTGGATTCTACTAAATTACAGGGAATTGTTAAGTTAATTCCTGAGCGTAGCGAATTGCCCCTAGAATTTAATGAGAATCTAGTCGTTGAGTATTACTCTAAGTAA
- the rpsH gene encoding 30S ribosomal protein S8, whose protein sequence is MSMQDPIADMLCRIKNAQAIEKPSVSMPSSKIKLAIAKLLKDEGYISDFQCEEKGCRSSLTIFLKYYLDKPVIAALKRVSRPGLRIYRSATELPKVVAGLGIAIISTPKGLMTDRAARALGQGGEVIAIVE, encoded by the coding sequence ATGAGTATGCAAGATCCTATCGCAGATATGCTCTGCCGAATAAAAAATGCCCAAGCGATTGAAAAGCCATCGGTATCGATGCCTTCGTCAAAAATTAAATTAGCTATTGCTAAGTTGTTAAAAGATGAAGGATATATCTCTGATTTTCAATGTGAAGAAAAAGGATGTAGGTCCTCGCTGACAATATTTTTAAAGTATTATTTAGATAAACCCGTTATTGCAGCATTAAAACGTGTGAGTCGTCCTGGATTACGCATTTATCGTTCAGCGACTGAGCTACCTAAAGTAGTCGCTGGCTTAGGAATAGCCATAATATCTACTCCTAAGGGGTTAATGACTGATAGAGCGGCTCGAGCTTTGGGTCAAGGCGGCGAAGTTATTGCTATCGTTGAATAA
- the rpmC gene encoding 50S ribosomal protein L29 translates to MNKKEKIELRNLSIESLKEESFKLGQEKFKLEAQHATHQLTATHRLKAVRRLLATTLTILHENIGQKKV, encoded by the coding sequence ATGAATAAGAAAGAAAAGATTGAATTGAGAAATTTATCCATTGAATCACTTAAGGAAGAAAGTTTTAAGTTAGGACAGGAAAAGTTTAAATTGGAAGCACAGCATGCGACACATCAATTGACTGCAACACATAGATTAAAAGCAGTTCGGCGGTTGTTAGCAACAACATTAACTATTTTACACGAAAACATAGGCCAGAAAAAAGTATGA
- a CDS encoding DNA-directed RNA polymerase subunit alpha — MSTNVKKFLTPQTIEVQSIAPNRALITLQPFEAGFGHTLGNALRRILLSSMPGCAVVEAKIEGVLHEYSSLDGVQEDIIDILLNLKGIAFQMHGKEEVTLELAKNTVGPVRAGDITLPHDVEVKNPDFVIAHLTKPKEFKMTLKVVRGRGYQPASLRKADDQFVSEVGALQLDARFNPILRATYSVENARVEQRTDLDKLVIDLETNGTIEPEEAIRRAATIIQEQLHTFVELQHETEDEVVEDMVDINPMLLLPVDELELTVRAANCLKAEHIYRIADLVTKAESELLSTPNLGKVSLCEIKTALQKRGLMLGMDVPMQQLTSLKKSLEGAEEAEKLEKTEDINKD; from the coding sequence ATGTCGACGAATGTTAAGAAGTTTTTAACCCCACAAACCATCGAAGTTCAAAGTATTGCGCCAAATAGAGCGTTAATCACTTTGCAACCTTTTGAAGCTGGTTTTGGTCATACCTTAGGAAATGCCCTACGTCGTATATTGCTATCGTCGATGCCAGGTTGCGCAGTTGTGGAAGCAAAAATCGAAGGTGTGCTTCACGAATATAGTAGTCTAGATGGTGTACAAGAAGATATTATCGATATTTTACTAAACTTAAAAGGCATAGCATTTCAGATGCATGGTAAAGAAGAGGTTACACTTGAGTTAGCCAAAAACACTGTAGGTCCTGTTCGTGCAGGAGATATTACTTTACCGCATGACGTTGAAGTTAAAAATCCTGATTTTGTTATCGCGCATTTAACCAAGCCAAAAGAATTTAAAATGACCCTTAAAGTAGTTAGAGGACGTGGTTATCAACCCGCTTCGTTACGTAAGGCAGATGATCAATTCGTGAGTGAAGTAGGCGCATTACAATTAGATGCACGCTTTAATCCTATTTTACGTGCAACCTATTCCGTTGAAAATGCACGTGTCGAGCAACGTACTGACTTAGATAAGTTGGTTATTGATCTAGAAACTAACGGTACCATCGAGCCGGAAGAAGCGATACGTCGTGCTGCTACGATCATACAAGAACAATTACATACTTTTGTTGAGTTACAACATGAAACAGAAGATGAAGTCGTTGAAGATATGGTTGATATTAACCCTATGCTATTACTTCCTGTTGATGAGCTAGAGTTAACCGTGCGTGCGGCTAATTGTTTGAAGGCTGAACATATTTATCGTATTGCTGATTTGGTTACTAAAGCTGAATCAGAACTTTTATCAACACCGAATTTAGGTAAAGTATCTTTATGTGAAATCAAAACTGCGTTACAAAAACGCGGATTGATGTTAGGGATGGACGTTCCTATGCAGCAACTGACCTCTCTAAAAAAATCTTTAGAAGGTGCAGAAGAAGCGGAAAAATTAGAAAAAACTGAAGATATTAATAAAGATTAA
- a CDS encoding Hpt domain-containing protein, translating to MVKKPSDLPIIDKNIDKAFTKDSNKILKELLDLFIKETPKIRAEINLAFQKKQQQKLSDLLHKLLGSCVYCGWIRLKYSIITLENAIAQDNYSKELLDQFNTELEAALDKAKEITHS from the coding sequence ATGGTAAAAAAGCCATCCGATCTGCCAATCATCGATAAAAATATAGATAAAGCATTCACTAAAGATTCGAACAAAATTTTAAAAGAATTACTCGATCTGTTTATAAAAGAAACCCCTAAAATACGAGCCGAAATCAATCTGGCTTTTCAAAAAAAACAACAGCAGAAACTTAGCGATTTATTACATAAGTTATTGGGTTCATGTGTTTATTGTGGATGGATACGGCTCAAATACAGCATCATTACGCTGGAAAATGCCATAGCCCAGGATAATTATTCTAAAGAACTTTTAGACCAATTTAATACTGAATTAGAGGCAGCCTTGGATAAGGCAAAAGAAATAACTCACTCCTAA
- the secY gene encoding preprotein translocase subunit SecY, whose amino-acid sequence MEKLSRLATTAASAKGRTPNSGFSELKRRLLFVLLALIIYRIGAHIPVPGLDPHRLADLFSHQSNSILGLFNMFSGGALSRFTVFALGLLPYISVSIIVQLLTAVTPALEELKKEGEAGRRKLNQYTRYGTALLALIQAVGMAKWLVGNQVVLNPGFFFYFVATVTLVTGTMFLMWLGEQITEHGIGNGISLIIFSGIVSGLPVAMAKSLEQFRQGQVQFLTLLCILAVIVLVTAFVVFMERGQRRITVNYPQRQQGRKIYSAQTSHLPLKINMAGVIPPIFASSIMLLPGTFANWFANVKGLSWLGKLSFWLSPGQPLYILLFAAAIIFFSFFYTALVFNPRETADNLKKSGAFIPGIRPGEQSARYIDTTMTRLTLIGCIYLVLVALLPEFMIFTWHVPFYFGGTSLLIIVVVIMDFMVQVQSLLMSHQYESLLKKANLKGLSGGPGTAY is encoded by the coding sequence ATGGAAAAACTTAGCCGTCTAGCGACGACTGCTGCTTCGGCGAAAGGGCGCACGCCTAATAGCGGATTTAGTGAACTGAAAAGACGTTTGCTATTTGTTTTGCTGGCATTAATTATTTATCGCATCGGTGCCCATATTCCTGTACCTGGTTTAGATCCACACCGATTAGCCGATTTATTTAGCCACCAGAGCAATAGTATATTAGGTCTTTTTAACATGTTTTCTGGGGGTGCTCTTTCTCGATTCACTGTTTTTGCTTTAGGTTTACTACCGTATATTTCAGTTTCTATCATTGTTCAACTTTTAACGGCTGTAACCCCGGCATTGGAAGAGCTTAAAAAAGAGGGTGAAGCCGGGCGGCGTAAACTGAATCAATACACGCGTTATGGGACTGCACTGCTTGCGTTAATTCAAGCCGTGGGTATGGCAAAATGGTTAGTTGGTAATCAAGTTGTTCTGAATCCTGGTTTTTTCTTTTATTTTGTAGCTACCGTTACTTTAGTTACTGGTACGATGTTTTTGATGTGGTTAGGCGAGCAGATTACTGAACACGGTATTGGCAATGGTATATCGCTCATAATATTTTCAGGGATAGTGTCAGGACTGCCAGTGGCTATGGCTAAATCCTTAGAGCAATTTAGACAGGGTCAAGTTCAGTTTCTAACTTTACTCTGTATTTTGGCAGTTATTGTGTTGGTAACTGCTTTTGTCGTATTCATGGAGCGCGGACAACGTCGAATTACGGTTAATTATCCGCAACGCCAACAAGGTCGTAAGATTTATAGTGCACAGACTAGTCATTTGCCTTTAAAGATTAATATGGCTGGAGTCATTCCCCCTATATTTGCTTCTAGTATCATGTTGTTACCGGGAACGTTTGCAAATTGGTTTGCTAACGTTAAAGGCTTGAGTTGGTTGGGAAAGCTTAGTTTCTGGTTATCACCCGGTCAACCGCTTTATATTTTGTTATTTGCTGCGGCAATCATATTTTTTTCTTTTTTTTATACCGCATTGGTTTTTAACCCTAGAGAAACTGCTGATAATTTGAAGAAATCTGGGGCATTTATCCCTGGTATTAGGCCTGGCGAACAAAGTGCGCGATATATTGACACAACGATGACTCGCCTTACTTTGATAGGCTGTATTTATTTGGTTTTGGTTGCCTTATTACCTGAGTTTATGATATTTACTTGGCATGTGCCATTTTATTTTGGGGGTACTTCCCTATTAATTATTGTAGTGGTCATTATGGACTTTATGGTCCAGGTTCAGTCTTTATTGATGTCGCATCAATATGAATCTTTACTTAAAAAGGCCAATTTGAAAGGTTTGTCTGGTGGGCCAGGTACCGCCTATTAA